In one window of Rhinoderma darwinii isolate aRhiDar2 chromosome 7, aRhiDar2.hap1, whole genome shotgun sequence DNA:
- the TMEM53 gene encoding transmembrane protein 53 isoform X3 has product MRPRSVRCRWDQQREPVVILLGWGGCKDKNLAKYSSIYHEEGCVVIRYTAAWRTVFFAESFGFSSLRDQAKKLLELLFDYEINKNPIVFHIFSNGGFMLYRYMVELLHSHRQLSRLQVVGAIFDSAPGNRNVLGSVRALNTILTPRTISPLRYLALLLFAIMVSILRILLYPATRFLHENHYDAMKSDPSLWPHLYLYSRGDKIIAHRDIENMMNIRRRRHLPTESVDFEKSEHVCHYRWYPERYAAICSAFLRDCASKAPCSAFSREIRSF; this is encoded by the exons ATGCGACCGCGTTCAGTCC GTTGTCGGTGGGACCAGCAGAGGGAGCCAGTGGTGATTCTTCTCGGGTGGGGAGGATGTAAAGACAAGAATCTGGCCAAGTACAGCTCCATCTACCACGAAGAA GGCTGTGTCGTGATCAGATACACCGCCGCCTGGCGTACCGTCTTCTTTGCGGAATCCTTTGGCTTCAGCTCGCTCCGGGACCAGGCGAAGAAACTGCTGGAGCTTCTGTTTGACTATGAAATTAATAAAAACCCCATTGTCTTCCACATCTTCAGCAATGGCGGCTTCATGCTGTACCGGTACATGGTGGAGCTGCTGCACTCCCACCGCCAGCTCAGCAGACTCCAAGTGGTTGGCGCCATATTTGACAGCGCTCCTGGAAACCGCAACGTCCTTGGGTCTGTGCGGGCACTGAATACAATCCTCACGCCCCGCACCATCTCCCCGCTGCGCTACCTGGCTCTGCTATTATTCGCCATCATGGTGTCTATCCTGAGAATCCTGCTGTATCCGGCCACCCGGTTCCTGCATGAGAATCACTACGACGCCATGAAGAGCGACCCTTCCCTCTGGCCGCACCTCTATCTCTACTCCCGCGGCGACAAAATCATCGCACACCGCGACATTGAGAACATGATGAATATCCGGCGCCGCCGCCACCTCCCCACAGAGTCTGTGGACTTTGAAAAGTCTGAGCACGTCTGCCATTACCGCTGGTATCCGGAGAGGTATGCCGCCATCTGCAGCGCGTTTCTCAGAGACTGCGCCAGCAAAGCGCCCTGCTCCGCGTTCAGCCGCGAGATCCGCTCATTTTAA
- the TMEM53 gene encoding transmembrane protein 53 isoform X1: MTPGRRAVAHNDQSAVLCPMHLLKGELWRKSAPPKCCRWDQQREPVVILLGWGGCKDKNLAKYSSIYHEEGCVVIRYTAAWRTVFFAESFGFSSLRDQAKKLLELLFDYEINKNPIVFHIFSNGGFMLYRYMVELLHSHRQLSRLQVVGAIFDSAPGNRNVLGSVRALNTILTPRTISPLRYLALLLFAIMVSILRILLYPATRFLHENHYDAMKSDPSLWPHLYLYSRGDKIIAHRDIENMMNIRRRRHLPTESVDFEKSEHVCHYRWYPERYAAICSAFLRDCASKAPCSAFSREIRSF; encoded by the exons ATGACTCCCGGGAGACGAGCCGTTGCCCATAACGACCAGTCGGCCGTTCTATGTCCTATGCATTTACTTAAAGGGGAACTCTGGAGAAAGTCCGCGCCCCCaaagt GTTGTCGGTGGGACCAGCAGAGGGAGCCAGTGGTGATTCTTCTCGGGTGGGGAGGATGTAAAGACAAGAATCTGGCCAAGTACAGCTCCATCTACCACGAAGAA GGCTGTGTCGTGATCAGATACACCGCCGCCTGGCGTACCGTCTTCTTTGCGGAATCCTTTGGCTTCAGCTCGCTCCGGGACCAGGCGAAGAAACTGCTGGAGCTTCTGTTTGACTATGAAATTAATAAAAACCCCATTGTCTTCCACATCTTCAGCAATGGCGGCTTCATGCTGTACCGGTACATGGTGGAGCTGCTGCACTCCCACCGCCAGCTCAGCAGACTCCAAGTGGTTGGCGCCATATTTGACAGCGCTCCTGGAAACCGCAACGTCCTTGGGTCTGTGCGGGCACTGAATACAATCCTCACGCCCCGCACCATCTCCCCGCTGCGCTACCTGGCTCTGCTATTATTCGCCATCATGGTGTCTATCCTGAGAATCCTGCTGTATCCGGCCACCCGGTTCCTGCATGAGAATCACTACGACGCCATGAAGAGCGACCCTTCCCTCTGGCCGCACCTCTATCTCTACTCCCGCGGCGACAAAATCATCGCACACCGCGACATTGAGAACATGATGAATATCCGGCGCCGCCGCCACCTCCCCACAGAGTCTGTGGACTTTGAAAAGTCTGAGCACGTCTGCCATTACCGCTGGTATCCGGAGAGGTATGCCGCCATCTGCAGCGCGTTTCTCAGAGACTGCGCCAGCAAAGCGCCCTGCTCCGCGTTCAGCCGCGAGATCCGCTCATTTTAA
- the TMEM53 gene encoding transmembrane protein 53 isoform X2, whose translation MLLDPGLEIGARRSMGDSDMDYTIVLPEPALQGCRWDQQREPVVILLGWGGCKDKNLAKYSSIYHEEGCVVIRYTAAWRTVFFAESFGFSSLRDQAKKLLELLFDYEINKNPIVFHIFSNGGFMLYRYMVELLHSHRQLSRLQVVGAIFDSAPGNRNVLGSVRALNTILTPRTISPLRYLALLLFAIMVSILRILLYPATRFLHENHYDAMKSDPSLWPHLYLYSRGDKIIAHRDIENMMNIRRRRHLPTESVDFEKSEHVCHYRWYPERYAAICSAFLRDCASKAPCSAFSREIRSF comes from the exons ATGCTGTTGGACCCGGGGTTAGAGATCGGAGCGCGGCGCAGTATGGGGGATTCAGACATGGACTACACCATCGTCCTGCCGGAGCCCGCGCTGCAAG GTTGTCGGTGGGACCAGCAGAGGGAGCCAGTGGTGATTCTTCTCGGGTGGGGAGGATGTAAAGACAAGAATCTGGCCAAGTACAGCTCCATCTACCACGAAGAA GGCTGTGTCGTGATCAGATACACCGCCGCCTGGCGTACCGTCTTCTTTGCGGAATCCTTTGGCTTCAGCTCGCTCCGGGACCAGGCGAAGAAACTGCTGGAGCTTCTGTTTGACTATGAAATTAATAAAAACCCCATTGTCTTCCACATCTTCAGCAATGGCGGCTTCATGCTGTACCGGTACATGGTGGAGCTGCTGCACTCCCACCGCCAGCTCAGCAGACTCCAAGTGGTTGGCGCCATATTTGACAGCGCTCCTGGAAACCGCAACGTCCTTGGGTCTGTGCGGGCACTGAATACAATCCTCACGCCCCGCACCATCTCCCCGCTGCGCTACCTGGCTCTGCTATTATTCGCCATCATGGTGTCTATCCTGAGAATCCTGCTGTATCCGGCCACCCGGTTCCTGCATGAGAATCACTACGACGCCATGAAGAGCGACCCTTCCCTCTGGCCGCACCTCTATCTCTACTCCCGCGGCGACAAAATCATCGCACACCGCGACATTGAGAACATGATGAATATCCGGCGCCGCCGCCACCTCCCCACAGAGTCTGTGGACTTTGAAAAGTCTGAGCACGTCTGCCATTACCGCTGGTATCCGGAGAGGTATGCCGCCATCTGCAGCGCGTTTCTCAGAGACTGCGCCAGCAAAGCGCCCTGCTCCGCGTTCAGCCGCGAGATCCGCTCATTTTAA